In the Neodiprion virginianus isolate iyNeoVirg1 chromosome 2, iyNeoVirg1.1, whole genome shotgun sequence genome, ATAGTCCGGGCGTTCAAATCACAGACGCGCGGCATCGCGACGCTGTCATTGCTCGTTATTTGATAATTTCCTCTTATGGAATTGGTGTTCACGtcattgtttttaaatttcgaacaGCTCCTACTTGCGGTGATATTCTATCGCCCGAGAAATTTCATCGTACAACTGCGGTGAATCGTAAAATATCTCGCAGGTAATCGACGTGAacggaaaacgaaaatttataaaagtgGCCCTATTTCCCGCGATTTAAAACAAGCGTCGATAAAAGGGATAAAAGTAAAGTAGCCCAGGAGGTTGAAAAGTGTCTTGATTGTTCTAATCTACCGATTTTAGATCATTAGCGGTTTTTAGTTGATTCGTTGGTTCACTTATTACAAAGCTGGATAAAAACAGTTCGAGTTTCTCAACGTATTCTTGAAACTGCAATCACCGAGCAAGGAGAAAACTACATATTACGTCAATCAGTTGTAGTCCAACTGTATTGGACGACATGCTTTGGATCAAAGTTTAATAAATCGTGAAATGATGAAGCGATTTCGTTTCCACTTCTCGAAATtgagatgataaaaaattatttacaccgTTTGCTTCGTCCTGTGATGTACAATCACATTATCAGAGTCTACTGTTGATGCAACGTTCCACAGACATCGGCAATCACACATGTACTTGATTCCATAGGAGTGACCTACCACGTGTGcaacgaaaatatttatccaccGCAAATCTATCTAACGAAATGGTTCGTTCAGTAATCATGCGAAATCGTTTTCAGCTGAACTATGACCCCATGGAATTACCGTATAAAACCATGAAAATCGACTGACCCCATTAAGGAATAAAATCTTCCAGTGGTTAAATACACGGgtgtttttacttttcgacGACGGAAGAGAAGCGTCGATAGATGTCGAAGAAACATCGTTAACGCGAAGCTGACATTAATAGAAACTCTGCGAAGCCAATTTGATCGTAAAATGTACAACCTGTACAGAGCCTGGTTTGGCAGCGAGAGTTGCAATCCGTTGGAAACTCGATCGAGTGCCCCTGTCGGCCCAGCGATCGGCTTGTCGCCCCCCGATACACTGATCAGAGTTGGGAATGATGGTGAGCATCAATTCGTCGCTCACAGAAGCGTCTTGGCTGCTCACAGCGGATATCTGAAGGCGCTTCTCGCAACATCGTCGAATGTCGCACCGGGAACAACAGCCGCAACAAGCGTAGCATCGTTGTCTGTCTCTTCAGTCGGTAATGATTCGTCAGTTTTTAGTCGTCATGAATTATATCATTAATCTGTTCGgtggaaaactttttccacAATGCGGTGTACAGTCGAGTCGATTTATTCTCTAATTACCGGTGTCCTCGCAGGCTTGTACTATAATACCAAAGGTTGAAGTAAGTGTTTACAATGACTTTTCAAGCAAAGTAAGTTGATACTGAGTGAGACGATATGAGACAAAAATGCATCTGCACTTAAGCATTAACCGCACTCAAAACATacataaaacgaaaaatgaatagtTGTTCGTTCctgatgcaaaaaaaaaaaataaaaaatcgaacctggaataaatttatctCCTCAAAGTAATTAAGTAATATATTTTATGGTAAAAATTATCGCATAGAAAGTgattcgaaataaataaatgtcgCGGTATGCATAATGAGGGCATTTCACGTgatatttacatatttaaatcctcgtcattttcaattcaatccGTCGTCATTTCCGATGTTTCATCGCTGTGAATGAAGtgttatacgtattttttatttctcgaaGCGACAAAGATTTTGAGAACTCGcaagttattttttaattctacgTCGCAAGCGGTCAGAGCTTTTTaatcttcaaaattaaaaattaataatctcGACCTAGAACAACGTCACAAATAGCAAATGAAATTGAACACGGTGAGGGTTTGATCATGCAAATTTTGTGCGAAACGGTCCATACTCAATATACTCAAAAACAACGAAATTCTTGTGTACATCAATCTGCTATTTACATAAACAATAATAGACTTGTGAGGCTACGCGCATCGGTTTCAATTTCGAATTGAAAACGTCACGCAATAAAAATCaccttcgaaaaaaaaaaaaaaaaaaaactgtttctgcGATATCAAATCATAAACTGAGCTAATTCTAAACTCTGATATAAGGTTTTCCGAGCtcaaagaacgaaaaaaaaagcaaacaaaataatcgagtagaaaaaaccaaaaccgaAAAAAGTAACTGAAATTCGATTTATAAATTTGCAGCCTTGTATCATCTAAACTGTAACGTGAACTTTTACATCCAAAGTATCCTGATTTTGTGAACTTATTTCCAGCCATAAAAATCAACGATAATGATGATGTCCTCAGGTGGCGAGGCGTTCGCGCCCCTTTTGAACTACATGTACACCGGCCGGTTGGAAGTCACCCTGGACAACATTTACAGCGTTCTGCTAGCAACGCACCTTCTCCACATGCCAGGGGCCCTCGATCAGTGCAGGGCCGCTTTACTGAAGCTACGAGCGCCCCCCGTGGCAGGTGGGGTCCTCAGGCCCGTGCCTAGTCGCGTTGTTGGGCCCCCGCTTTGCTGGCCTCCACCCGCGAGCCTCTACTCGTCGGGAACGCTTCCCTTGCCGACTCTAGGAGTTCCTGCAGCAGTTTCGATATCCGGCATGCCAACACCAATATCTCGCGAGTCGCACAACGTGAATTCAAACTACAAGTAAGCAGCTGTGTGCGTTTTTCCACTTTATTTACTAGTTTGCAATCTGTTTCTTTGGCTTTGTTTGAAGGATGCCGTCATATGTGTCCGATAATCGACGAGGCAATATTATAGATTCATTAGCATTGTGTAGTAGAGAatagttcattttttacaactaaTTTTCTTTATAGAAATCACTGTTCGGCGGCTCGTTTTGTGCCGTTGGTAATAACCGAGAAATTGGGATACAAGAATAACACTATTGCAATTTTAAGGCAAATCTTATAAACCTATTCCACCAAAATTTTCTACCAATATCGTATCTTGTTAAgatcaaatatttacacacaATGGACAATGTTTGCAAAGCGAATTCTGGGTAACATTTCCGAATAGGTTTAAAAATGTACCAAAATTTCACGTTACATGCAACATTATTGTTCAAGCATTCTTGTATCAAGTATCTATCACAGACAACTTTTGCAAACACTTCCTAAATCGTAAAAACGCTATCCATTTGCCAACCCAATACTATAATTGTAGATACTTGTAGGGGTGAAAAAGATGTACTCACTCTACATACAAAAAAGGGGATACTTCTTACGTTATACGTCAATTTTTCTGTCAAAGTATGCGTTCAGAGAAACGAATGTCAAGTACTCTTATCTCAAAGTATTGAAAACAGATGTGGAAGTGAGGCTAAACAATATGACGCCGAGAACTGGGCTGACAGCAGATGGTTTTAGGACAATTGCGCGAATACAAAACTACAACCAACTTAGTGCAAGCTTCAAGGCTCTAGTTTCTTCAGATGAGATTAATAAACTGTAAAAAATGCGATGAAAGAAGTcttttaaaatgaaatatggaCCTGCAGTTAGAATACCGCATCCTTTTGCTACCAGTTGTCGAAGCGTCGCCATGTCCATTTCCAATCATagattaaagaaaacaaaatgaacAATTCTAACCAAGGTTTGTCTCTGGCCTCCGTCCAGCAGCGGTGAAAAATCCGTTTCTCCGAAGCCGTCAACCTCGCAGCAGATACCGCGATCCCCTGCGAGGTCACTGACCCCGGATGCGTCCCGCAGGAGTGAAAACATATCCAGGACGCCCCGAGGTCAAAGATCACCGAGTCCAGCAGGCAGCGCTGAGAAAATTTCTGTTACGGACTCGGAGCCGGCTCGAGGAAGAAAGTGCCAAAGAACGACAAGCGATCCGCAGGGTAACGGCTCCGGATCGAACGTCGTTATAGATATCGCTTGCTGCGACGGTCCTGTGCGTTTTCACCGAGTTCTGAACGTCAATTATTCGGGAAACGACAACGGCGAAGATTCCTGCACAGGattgcagcagcagcagcagcagcagcagcaacgcgTCTGCGAAATCGAAACGGTTGGCGAAAACGACGAGAACGTATGCGATGTGGAGGAAGGGATCCAGGGGATTGCAAACAGCGTCCCAAACGAGGCGGGGCATTACACCTGCGGCTACTGCAGGCACACCTTCAAGTCCCAGTATTGTTATCAGAAACACGCGAGACGGCATTTGCACCCCGCTAACAGCGACGGGCAAACAAGCGGCCGTCGACGGGAGGTTCGCCTGCTCGATTTAAACGTACAATATTACCCGTGCAAGATATGCGGAAGTAAATTTCCAAGCTATTATTTCGTTCATAAGCATCGCAAGCTGTGTCACGGGAGCGACGACAATCAGAGCGGAAGCGACGAGTCGAATGCAAACAATTTCAACAGTAAACTGTCACAGTAAATTGTTCGATGATTGTCCGATTCTGTTACACAAGCTAAGGAATATATTAAGTATTgaatatatactatacatacatatacctatatcattattatggtctgaattgaaaaaaaaaaaaaaaaaacattatcgTATTTCGACGGAATATGCTTTAAAAGTgcaatttcatattatagGTATCGTTATAGGTACGTACGTGTATTTTATGTTTACGTAACCCTCGTATCAACGATTAGCCAATAAGAAATGTTGTTGTCACGTTACGAATAGTTGAACGAagcggaaaataaataaataaaattgtaaatacgAACGCAGAGTGGTAAGAAGTACGATTAAGGGATGAAAGTGCGTATATAATAGAAAGCATTATTCGGTGTTTACAGACACTGCATATTAAACACCTGGCATTGCTGTATCTATATCTACCAATTTGACGATTATCAATAAATAACTGTATCGTGTAAATTACCCCTtctgaatataaatttgacaATTATCACATATAATCGAAATATAAAGAAACGGCAGCGGTGTGTTTACGTATTTCGAGGGAAATAGACGTAGTTTCTTTGCCCCCAATGTTACtccattatttatttcacgaaTAATCCGTGTACATAAAATGTATATGATGATGCGAAATTGGCGATGTCTGACAGAAAACAACAAGATGTGACGTTCGGGGTATTAACGCGTCAGCTTGTCGCTCAAACACGCGGCAACCGTCAACGGTGTTCAAAGAGTAATCCCCTGAGAATTAGTAAATACAtacgtgaaaatgaaataatcaGTGTGCCGCTCACCGAATCAATACAAATAAAGTTACACATCCTCAGACAACGTATCGAGTAACATACTTGCAGAACGTATCACACATAAGTTACAGTGTTATTGAAAACTGTTGGATCACCATCCATTTTTCACCGCCAAGGCAAGAAAAAAGCGAAGAGCCCacgttttcaaaataaaattatatgttGTAATTTTTCGACACTCGGACCGTTGATGTCAGAACGACAGTACGCGTCGACAAATAAACGCGTCCTTTTATCGGACAGAATCTTTGTTTGGTAAAAAGTTTACCCAGTAAAACCTCTTATCAAACATGTTGAAAGATAATACCAAAATTCGCTTTACTGCGTGTTCGTCACTTACCAATAATCTCCATCGGATGGGGCGCCTCTTCATCGCTGGTTTCCATAGGCGTCGCATGATTCTCCTTTTTCTTATCCTTTGTCCTGCTGACATTTCCGCCATTTCCGTTGccagctttttttttatcttttccaTCGGTTTGCAAAGACAGAATACCCGGTGTACTGACATTTATTGACGTCGACAACACCGTCTTGCTGTCTACTCTGTaaccaaaaattattcgttATAAAACAAGTTAGCATAttatatatgaaaaatatatgcatTAGTCAATAGCAAGGgaaatgtttcaatttaatgAGGATCAAAAAAATAGGCAATCTCGAATCgatgaaattgtaaaaagtaATGTAAATTCTCAACGTAATCGGAATGAAATCGACGGAGTTCACTTAATTAAGATGATGGATATCGTGCAACCATCTGCGCAAACGTCAATATCCTACCGAGTAGCCAGTTACGAATTGATTAGCATTACAATTCGCTAATGCCTCCACTCTGGAATTGTTCAATTCGGTTATATAGAGTGCTCAGAAATGTAAACTTTGACCAGAATTAgcaaactaattttcattcaaagatAAGGACAGTCTGTGACAAAAGGACCATTTAAAACTTGAGTATGATTTTCACATATACCATACTTCGTACCAGAATTTGACCcaagatattttcatttacttgTGCGATGTTTAACAATTATCACAGCAGGAAATTTGTCCGATTGTTTTATCGGTACGGTACTACTCCAACTCTCATAGGTtgcaaaaaaagtaaaacaaaaaaaaataacaacaaacaGATTTATCCAGGATTAGAGATTATCTGCAAGACATGTAAGAACTGTCGAAATCCGTGAAATTTAAGTTTTAATTTGTTCGTTTGGGAAGGAGTGCGTCATATTCATCAGAGTATTAAACTGACTTTCACAtttaatatggaagattttCGAACATTCAATTTCCTGCGTTGTAATCACTAAACGAATATTTGAAAGGGGTTCCCGCAGGAGATTTAGGGGTGGGTTTGTTTGGTCACCACATAACTTCCGCCAAGTGATCATGGCCTAATCAATCAACCAATCTACGCTTCTATTTAAATCATAATGGTATCCCCTCTCACAGGTACAATATCGAACGTTTTATCATtagtttataaaataaaatttgaaaggcaatgttaaaaatcaatattcaaaattgccgttataaatttgtacaaaaaaaaacatacaaatcATAAACATTTTTAAGAATAATCCACGAGCACAACGGtattaaataaaagaaaaaatttatacacaaaGTAAAACATTAATCAAGTAATTTGACGGGAAATTTAATAGATTAACATCATTCACGAAAGTCATGCaagtgaacaaatttttttaataaacccGCTCAGTTCAAACATCATTCCAAGTTTTAAGAAAGCTTAACCCTCCCACGGAACTATCCCTTATGAGGAGCGAATCTTACAAATAAATGTGTGAACACCCACATACCAGATAATTTTACAAACTAAATTCGCAATTTTTAGGATAAAATTTATGTTATACATTGTATTCAAGATAAATTTGACTGTAATTTTTGTGCAAACTGATTTCGTATCGTTATACAAATATTAACATGAAAAAGAATCGTCCTATGACTGGTGACgagtttgaaattcgaatcaattGTACGCTAACTTCCGGGccgatgtaaaaattttatacgagGTATTCTATATTGGTTAAACCACTTTTTTCCGACCCTTTTGGACATTGCTCATAATTACTCACATTTCGATACTACGAGTTTTCATAgagttttttatattttgaaatcaatcCTACTACATTCATTCTTGTTACTGCGATCAGGCAAGTCTGGCAAATAAGTcgtaaatacaaaaaaatgttgtttctcCATGAACTTTGTAATGCAAATAAgttgattgtttttattcttattgCACAGGCTGTTCTGAACAGAAATAAAACGcaaccgattttttttctaaccgtCTCAACATGAAATTGCATTAGATCAACCAATTGCATCACTTCGAATgtaattccttttttttttcaaatcgtttcagtaataacaatataataatgcATTGGCcgattcaatgaaaatttgtgcTGAGACTTTCGAGAATGAAATGTTGACACTACAAAATAGCTGATGACCACTATGCCGATATTTCTATAGGTCTGTTAAGCATTCCTGTAGATTATATTTAGGAATGATATCAGGAGGTAGTGTCCGACTGAGtggaaataattcatttcaatttttttctgttcaaaataacatttgcaaaatggagaaaaatatgGAACCTATTATAGTATAAAGTCtggtggaaatatttttttttttttttgtaccaacAACTTTTTTGCCGGACTACTCGATCCAAACTATATAGTTTATAAAGACAAAATCATTTCCCAAAagaattcatttaaaaattcatgaaaatatcACATGAACTCCTCTCCAGTAGTACTAAAATGCGGCCTATCATGAACGCCATCCAAGAGGGTGTGAAACAAAGTGGCTGACTGATGCAAAGTGCCCCATACATACAGGGAATGTCTAGTTAAAGGGCAATCTCCGAGCCACGCGCACATTGCTAGCGCCAACACATGGTCAAGTTTTTGTTCGCAGCATGTGTCTGCTACGCTTGACTCATGTAAAAATGGCTTAGAGGTTGCCCTTTCACCAGAGATTCCCCGTAGGTATATGTTGTTACCATATTTCGTCACAAAGATATTCCTACATTCTAACCATGGTTTTATTTAAACGGATAAAAGTCTCGGATGCTCCATTTTCCTAAACCCAACAGTGAAGAAGAGCATTAATATTCAACTTACATGGGTTTTGCATCCTTTCCCGAAGCTGTTTCGGAACTAGAGTGCGATTCCTCTTTGATGTCTTTGATAAGGCCTTCTTTACTGTccttgttttctttatttgcaTCTTTAGCGTCCTTCGTACTACTCGTTGGAATAGTCGTGACGCTAGTTGTGGCAGTTGTGGTAAGCGTAATTGTTGTGGTCGTTATACACGCGTCTGTAAGTGTATTCGAACTTGATGTACTCGAAGATGTGACAGTACTGGCAACGGTAGCAACGGCCGTACCAGACGGCGCAGATGCCGTTGTCATTGCCACTGTCGCAGTTGTATTCGTCGTATTCGTTGTGGCGTTGCTCTGAGGATTCTCCTGCGTCTTTTGCTGTTGCTCCCGCTGAAGCCTCGTCGTAACACCAGGAGGGAGAATATCTATCGACCCAATTCCCGAGTTGCTATTATTTACCTGAAACACAAACGACGAAACGGTTTTATACCACTTTTCCCAACAGAACTACGTTTAAAGTACATTTAGTTGAACGTTGTATCGAATCGTGTTcatttcgttacttttttctctaccAATGTAACAAGGCAGTCACTTATtttggatttgaaaaatctctgaTTTTTCCTGGTTTCCATTATTGAAATTACGCTTTGTCCATGTCTTGTTTTTAACGTTCAATCATATTCACCTATAATTTCTCTACATTTTCAAAGTGTTACAATTGAATATCCAGTTTAATAATAGAGAGCAACAAGTCATAAGTACTAGTATATACGAAATCGTTGCCTGAAGCATATATATTTACGCTATCGTtaatatcatcatcatctAAATCAGAGAAAAAGTACTAATAAGCGACTGATTCCAAtacggaaaaaataaaaaaaataaatgcgGAACAgctaattgaaattattagTCGTACTAGTTGGAAAGTTAAAATATAGCACTGAAGGCCATGTTTTGCCGAAGTTCGTAGAACAACTATAAGTATTTGCTCAAATTTCCTGACCTCTACGAAATCTGTTGATATTTCCCggttttacagatttttcggGAATAGTGACCGCGCTGAATTTACTATTTCCCTACGTAATTACGGGATACAACCAATACACACCTTATTGTTAGGATTATTTCGAGAGCTGCGCGTGCGTTGTCTAGACTTTCGTAATAACTGTTTGTAGTTCTCTGTCTTTTTAGTGAGATAATAATGCAGAACACAATCTGGTACGGATTTATGTTCAAGGGATTGAGCTATCGCTCCAAAGTTTTTAGGATGCTGtaagtatttttctttaaaaagtTCGTGCTCCATTGGACTCCAGACGTTGATTAGACGCCGTTCATTATGCAAAGCTTCCAGTTCTTCAGGTTGAAGAAGACCGTTCCGATTCTGGAAGGCAATTCGCCTCTGCTTTGTATCCAATAACAATGGAGGTATCACAGCATACGAACGCATCTTCTTGTCTTCCATCTGAAAAACGCAACACATTGCTTGTAATggacatacatacatgtactgAAATAATAAAGGGTCTTAAATCCTGGTTCATAGCTGTCATTATTTTCTCAACAGGAGAATTAGAAAAATCGATCCGGTAAAAAGTTTGCGATTTCCAgcatttcatatttttcgacGTGAAATGCCGTAATGTTGTATACAATTTTGACAATTGACTCAGATTCCGTCTATATTTGTCTATGTTTCACTTGAGTCAGCATTTTACGGAGTATTTAAGATATTTTTTGTGAGTGAACCCACTGATATCGGTAACATTAGTTTTCTGATGAAATGCAACAGCCGCTCAGACACAAGCCAGAGCTCGTCAGCTATGAGTAGAACTCTTTAAGCGGCACTGAGTAACTAAACTTCACGAAAGATCAACATCAAACGACTCTTACCAGTTACCAGCCCTACAGGATTTTGACATATCTACATGGCCAGCAATACTCGTTACCATGAAGTTGCAATTGTCTTTTGAGTTatgattcatttattcatgtattctttaagaataaaaatgatctaAATTACCTGACATTGAAAAACTATGAAACGCCAGAAATGCAGTGACTTGAACCATGTTCAATAATTAGCTGAATGACCTGAGAATTTTGGTTACTAGAAATTTCGTAACAACAGTTACAGAGTGGACACTTAATTTAGCTGCGAATATTTCCTGACTTCTCCCTGTTTTCGTGGCCGAATTTACCTTCTTTCTCCGACGTATAGCTACGGAATATCACATTTTACAACGCATTTTTTGTAtcattaaaaatgtaaaactcACAAATAGTTTATGAATAGGAAACAATCGTACTTATAAATATGAGATTTCTGTTTTGCGCATAGACATTCACACTGTTATTAATATCATGTTATTGTCTATGAAGAAATAAGTATTGGTGATCGATCGAGCACAACAAGAATTAAGAAAACTTATGAACAGCTTGTTGGAATTATTAGAATTAGTTGGAAAATTGAAGGACTGAACATCATATTTTGCGGAGTTTTCAAGAAATATTGTGAGTACTTGCAAAAATGCCCTGACTTACAGAAAAGTTTCAGGCATTTGTCTGAGTTACCTATACCAAACGGAATCCCCTGACATTTCCCCATTTTGCAAGTTTTCGTGACGCGTGCCACCCTAACATAACACTGACTCAAtgttataaattgaatttgaaaagaatgatTGAATATCTGTGTACCTCCTGCTCCTGTAAGCCATCTAGAATCTCTTCAAGATCCGCTTCACTTTTGATCCGAGCTCCTACACGATTAAATCGCTCCTTATCTTCTCTTTGCTTGCGTAATTCAGGAAAGACCTTTTCGAAAAACTCACGGTTCTTACTTTCCttagttttcttcttttgagTACTTTCTAAACGATCAACCTTACGATGCCATTCTTGGACCAAAGTAGCGTAGGTGTGAGACTGTTGCCGATGCAACGAAGCACGTTCGACATGCTCCCTTCTCAACCTCGCTACTAGTCTGGCTCTCATACACGCCTGATGCCTACTCCTGTTTTCCTGATACACCGGCGTATCTGAGGGTTGGTTATACAGAGGCAGTTCAACCCTTGGACCCAATGTATCCAGAAGCCGGTGGGCTCCTTGGGCTTTTttctggaaataaaattgttacaaTGGTTATTTAGATGGGTTACTTATGTGTTACCAGGCCTACAATTTGACAAGCTAAGATTCTGTGAATTGTCTCGATGATGAAGAATagttccttttctttttgaacgtaaaaaacgtgaaatcatttcaaagAATCTAAAAGATAATCTATTGACTCTGTATACTTTACttagataattttcatttcttacagttTTTATGCCTTTGAaagataagacaaaaaaaacgtacaacTTATGAATTTCTACAGTTTATCTGTTATTGGTGGAATACAAGCCTACCCTGTTCTCCGCATATATCTTTTGGGCCAGAGATTGATGTTTGGGTTGTTGCGACTGTTCCTCAACTGGCCGCTTCATGCCAGGAGCTTCAAGTGGTTTGTTTGCTGCCTCTTCAAGCTCTTGCTGTTTCTTCTTCAACTTACTGATTTGGGATTCAGCCTTCGCGATCTCCCTATCTACTTTAGCGATCTGTTGTAGCAAATCATCTTTTGTAGTCCTGAACTGCGCATCTTCCTGCGTTCCAGGCTCTGGCAACGTTGGTGAAATTGCCTCTGTTTGTGGAGTGTATGCACCTGCCGTCGGCTGCTTCTAagacaaaattttcatgtagaaccaaaaaaagaaggaaaaaccaagggaaacaaaaacgaagaaaaatatcttgATGCAGTAcgttatttacaatttcacgAAAATAAGCTATAAGACATCTAGGTGCCATGGTAATGGTTAAAAATGGTTCATAACACTTCATAAGTATTTCTGGATCTGcgtgaaaattcaaacggaACACTAAGAACTTGAGAATTTTTCGCAAGAGTTGAACTGAAGAATAGAGAGGTCTAAAAATGAAGACCTTGAGAATAAATGGTAGAATGTGTGTATAACTTATTGATTATAGTCAGACTCGCTCATATTGTTTCTGCCTCGTCTTAACTTGCCCTCCTTAACTCATCGACGTTTTACTAATTCCACAAGAGACCGACATCAAAATGTAGAAACAGTAATTAATTgtgtcggtaaaaaattaattaattccttGAATCAATGTACAGTCTATGTGTTCCTCAAAGTACAAACCCATTACCTTGAGATATTAATAAAATCATAAGTAAACAAACATTCTAGTGTCACTCATCTGCTGGTAAGAATTAAAATTAGAAAAGGCATGATTTATGCTTCATAATTAAAGGAAGCGAAAAATCTGCTGTTGATATTGGGGTGAGAGAATTCATTTCTGGACAAAGAAGCATGCTGTAGGCTTCATCAAAAGTTAATTTTAGCAACCATATACACATCGCAGCTCCACTGTCTGGCGTAATGAGGGGTTgaggatttaaaaaaacatatataacGTCAGAACTGCTGTGCTCATCTTAAGCTTGGAACCGGTAAAACaatattcataaaattatttttctataaacAGGCTAGTGTTTTGACCATTTAAATAA is a window encoding:
- the LOC124298474 gene encoding B-cell CLL/lymphoma 6 member B protein isoform X1, which produces MYNLYRAWFGSESCNPLETRSSAPVGPAIGLSPPDTLIRVGNDGEHQFVAHRSVLAAHSGYLKALLATSSNVAPGTTAATSVASLSVSSVGGEAFAPLLNYMYTGRLEVTLDNIYSVLLATHLLHMPGALDQCRAALLKLRAPPVAGGVLRPVPSRVVGPPLCWPPPASLYSSGTLPLPTLGVPAAVSISGMPTPISRESHNVNSNYNSGEKSVSPKPSTSQQIPRSPARSLTPDASRRSENISRTPRGQRSPSPAGSAEKISVTDSEPARGRKCQRTTSDPQGNGSGSNVVIDIACCDGPVRFHRVLNVNYSGNDNGEDSCTGLQQQQQQQQQRVCEIETVGENDENVCDVEEGIQGIANSVPNEAGHYTCGYCRHTFKSQYCYQKHARRHLHPANSDGQTSGRRREVRLLDLNVQYYPCKICGSKFPSYYFVHKHRKLCHGSDDNQSGSDESNANNFNSKLSQ
- the LOC124298474 gene encoding B-cell CLL/lymphoma 6 member B protein isoform X2; this encodes MYNLYRAWFGSESCNPLETRSSAPVGPAIGLSPPDTLIRVGNDGEHQFVAHRSVLAAHSGYLKALLATSSNVAPGTTAATSVASLSVSSVGGEAFAPLLNYMYTGRLEVTLDNIYSVLLATHLLHMPGALDQCRAALLKLRAPPVAGGVLRPVPSRVVGPPLCWPPPASLYSSGTLPLPTLGVPAAVSISGMPTPISRESHNVNSNYNGEKSVSPKPSTSQQIPRSPARSLTPDASRRSENISRTPRGQRSPSPAGSAEKISVTDSEPARGRKCQRTTSDPQGNGSGSNVVIDIACCDGPVRFHRVLNVNYSGNDNGEDSCTGLQQQQQQQQQRVCEIETVGENDENVCDVEEGIQGIANSVPNEAGHYTCGYCRHTFKSQYCYQKHARRHLHPANSDGQTSGRRREVRLLDLNVQYYPCKICGSKFPSYYFVHKHRKLCHGSDDNQSGSDESNANNFNSKLSQ